Proteins from a genomic interval of Antedon mediterranea chromosome 5, ecAntMedi1.1, whole genome shotgun sequence:
- the LOC140048567 gene encoding thioredoxin reductase-like selenoprotein T — protein sequence MATRIISAAVLFLICFLTYREISQTDAKIEERQIPKFSHLSGPTLKVLYCISUGYRKAFEDYRFHLSQRYPELSIEGTNFPPTPLRQNLASFLSMAKLVIMGMLVFGSNPFESAGMNTPAIWNWATENKVYACLMIFFISNAVETQLLSTGAFEISLNDIPIWSKMQSGRIPKYGELVNILDNNIMNLNFKE from the exons ATGGCGACTCGGATAATTTCAGCGGctgttttatttcttatttgttTTCTCACTTACCGAGAAATAAGTCAAACAGACGCAAAAATAGAAGAAAGACAGATTCCTAAATTTTCTCATTTGTCAGGCCCGACACTGAAAGTATTGTACTG CATATCATGAGGGTACAGAAAAGCCTTCGAGGATTACCGGTTCCACTTGTCTCAACGTTACCCAGAGTTGAGCATAGAAGGGACCAACTTCCCCCCAACTCCTCTTAGGCAAAACCTTGCATCCTTTCTGTCAATGGCCAAGCTAGTGATTATGGGTATGCTGGTGTTTGGTAGTAATCCATTTGAATCCGCTGGAATGAACACTCCTGCCATCTGGAACTGGGCTACTGAAAATAAG GTGTATGCATGCTTGATGATCTTCTTCATTTCCAATGCTGTAGAAACTCAGTTGTTGTCTACTGGAGCCTTTGAAATTTCTCTAAATG ATATCCCTATCTGGTCCAAAATGCAATCTGGCAGAATCCCAAAATATGGCGAGTTGGTCAACATCCTGGATAACAATATTATGAATCTTAATTTTAAGGAATAA